GGTTCCCGCTTTGGATGTTGCGAGGATCCGATATGTCCGTGTAAGGATTTAGCATGCCGGCTTCTGGACGCTGCACCCTTCTGCTGTAATTGAGTTTGAACTGGGACTCATCGTTAATTTTTCTGGTAAGAGCCAAAGAAGGTACTAAGGTCAGAAAGTGAACGCCAAATTCGTTGTTGATACTGATCTGCTTGATTTTCTGATTGTAATCCGTTACCCTCAGCCCGGCGCGAAGCCCCCATAAATCGGTTTTTTGAGAAAATGTCATGAAACCTGTATAAAGCGCATCGCTGTAACCGAAAATATTACTGATGGCCGGGTCAAAAACAAAATCTTGCTGGTCGGTATTGTAAGTATAAAATGCGTTGGTATTGTCGTTGGAACTGATCCGGGAGCGGACTCCTACCTCCAGTGTCGATTTCGGCGTGATGGGCCAGGTATAGTCAGAATTAAGGAAAAGCGATTTTCCCTTATTGTCACGGAATGTCCTTTGTTGTTTGACGAGGCTTTCTATCTCACTTTCCAGGTTGAAAGAGGATTCTCCATCCGAGCTGCCGATTGAATAATTGGCAGTAAAACTCAGCTGGTGATCTTTTTCGGCAAACTTGTGGCGATAATCCACGCTCATGTTTACATTATCGCCATTGCCATTACTTTTGGATTTCCGGATGAATTCCTCGGTGATTGTACCGTTGGTAAGGCCGGTCTGGTTCAGTAAGGTACTGTTATTATCGCTGTGGTCGCGGGAGTAATTAATGCCAGCCTCCAGGGAGTTTTTATCATTGAAGTCGTAGTTTGCACCGATCCTGCTGAAAAGGTTATTCCCTTCGTTTTGCCCGCGCCCGGCCTGCGCCAGCGTAGTTGTTTGGGCCGCGGCGAAATTTTCACGATTCAGCCTCCTTTTCCAGTACATATTCCTGACGCCGCCACTTACGGTAGCATTCATGCCCAGCTTGCCTGTTTTCAGACTTATATTACCCGATCCGTTGTAATTATCCTTATTGCCAAGGCTCACCCGGGTACCTCCGTTGATTCCCCTGATCTTCGATTTTTTTGTGATGATATCTATTACCCCTGAGGCACCGTCTCCTTCGTATTTGGCAGAAGGTGTGGTCATTACATCAATTCGTTCGATCAGGTTGGCGGGGAAGGACTGAAGAATGGTAGGCAGGTCATTGCCATATAAACTGGAAGGTTTCCCGTCTATCAGCACTACCACATTGCCTTTTCCACGCACCTGCGGGTTGCCGTTTTCGTCAAGGGATACTGCAGGTAATTTTTCCAGCAGATCGCTCACATTGTTACTGGTAGCCAGCAGGTCTTTGCCTATGTTGATCGTTTTTTTATCAATATCATCCACGATCATGCTTTTTTCTCCACGGACAACAACCTCATTCAGTTTCTGGGCTTCTGGCAAAAGGGTCAGATTCCCCAGGTCAACGATGCTGGATTCGGGAGCAACACTGACTTTCGCCACAAACAAGGTCTGATAACCCATGTTGGTGACCCGCAAAATATAACTGCCCGGCTTGACATTGGACATGGTAAACACACCATTTTCATCTGCCACAACGCCCTCTGTCAGGGTCGAATCTTTCGTTAAGAGCGCAATGGTGGCAAAACTTACACCTGCATTGCCGGGCGACTCAACCACCTTGCCGATTAATTT
This portion of the Dyadobacter sp. CECT 9275 genome encodes:
- a CDS encoding TonB-dependent receptor domain-containing protein; this translates as MRRFYFLVCSLVLFSSFIVLNADASSFSFRRADGGKLIGKVVESPGNAGVSFATIALLTKDSTLTEGVVADENGVFTMSNVKPGSYILRVTNMGYQTLFVAKVSVAPESSIVDLGNLTLLPEAQKLNEVVVRGEKSMIVDDIDKKTINIGKDLLATSNNVSDLLEKLPAVSLDENGNPQVRGKGNVVVLIDGKPSSLYGNDLPTILQSFPANLIERIDVMTTPSAKYEGDGASGVIDIITKKSKIRGINGGTRVSLGNKDNYNGSGNISLKTGKLGMNATVSGGVRNMYWKRRLNRENFAAAQTTTLAQAGRGQNEGNNLFSRIGANYDFNDKNSLEAGINYSRDHSDNNSTLLNQTGLTNGTITEEFIRKSKSNGNGDNVNMSVDYRHKFAEKDHQLSFTANYSIGSSDGESSFNLESEIESLVKQQRTFRDNKGKSLFLNSDYTWPITPKSTLEVGVRSRISSNDNTNAFYTYNTDQQDFVFDPAISNIFGYSDALYTGFMTFSQKTDLWGLRAGLRVTDYNQKIKQISINNEFGVHFLTLVPSLALTRKINDESQFKLNYSRRVQRPEAGMLNPYTDISDPRNIQSGNPNLKPEFVHKAEMGYSNYESSGGWGPSLFMDYSNNAITRIRTIDEEGVSLTRYDNVGRELSYGFETDFSQKIGESVKLNASGRVFRSEVVSDIAQIDNRTWSYSGNLNAFITLPMDFRASAYLNYEGPRAIAQGTREGVFVANMGIRKDLLEKKATLSFNIQDIFLSRAYKSQLSTETYNQNSLWQQTNRMLNLTFQYRFGKISASGDDA